A genomic window from Planctomycetia bacterium includes:
- a CDS encoding pilus assembly protein translates to MATVEFAVCLPILMAMIMGVIEASNAVFVQQALTSASYEAANVASAIGGTSVTAQTRANAVLTSLGIKNSTVSISPTVTTATPIGTTIVVTVSAPFASNSLVFGYIGSPTLSAKITIPHL, encoded by the coding sequence ATCGCAACGGTCGAGTTCGCCGTTTGCCTGCCGATCCTCATGGCGATGATCATGGGAGTGATCGAAGCGTCGAATGCCGTGTTCGTCCAACAAGCGTTGACCTCGGCCTCGTACGAAGCCGCGAACGTCGCTTCTGCGATCGGCGGAACTTCCGTCACGGCCCAAACGCGGGCCAACGCCGTGCTCACGAGTCTCGGCATCAAGAACAGCACCGTCTCCATCTCGCCAACCGTCACCACCGCAACGCCGATCGGCACGACGATCGTCGTAACGGTTTCGGCTCCGTTTGCTTCGAACTCGCTCGTCTTCGGCTACATCGGCAGCCCGACCCTTTCCGCAAAAATCACGATTCCGCATCTCTAG
- a CDS encoding B12-binding domain-containing radical SAM protein, whose product MADIVLINPRFEISFWGLELALPLLGKRANLPTACLPLLAALTPGEHTVTLIDENVEAIDFARLEKADIVGVTGMNVQRHRMREILVELKDRGIFTVVGGPWVTVQEDYFGELADVIFIGEAEDTWPQFLKQWAAGSHGKRYEQLQPTDMTKVPPPRFDLLKMRHYAFGSLQFSRGCPFQCEFCDIIITFGRRPRLKTNEQVITEIEEMHRQGMSSAFIVDDNLIGNKKAVKVLLAKVKEWQEKNGYPITFFTEASIDLADDAELMQAMVDCNITGIFIGVESPNEASLRETKKFQNVRSGGTIVEKIHRIQDAGLDPWCGMIVGFDADDRTIFKAQYEFLKQSRILHAMVGLLYAVPKTPLHKRLAAEGRLDYDDQPVFGTNVIPAQMSREEMRDGYIDLMASVYEPDFYFERLDSLYLSEKFRLGATREKYAKSHFFTRIKGLVAESVKSAYVFMKLMREVPEASLRKEYRRRIGHFLMQRRDPFMLFIYILKCAMHYHHYTLTRQMASRETGVVSTF is encoded by the coding sequence ATGGCCGATATCGTGCTGATTAATCCTCGCTTCGAGATTTCCTTTTGGGGGCTCGAGCTGGCTCTGCCGCTTTTGGGAAAGCGCGCCAACCTGCCGACGGCTTGCTTGCCGCTGTTGGCGGCGCTCACGCCCGGCGAACATACGGTCACGCTCATCGACGAAAACGTCGAGGCGATCGATTTCGCGCGCTTGGAAAAGGCCGACATCGTCGGCGTGACCGGCATGAATGTGCAGCGGCATCGGATGCGCGAGATTCTCGTTGAGTTGAAAGACCGTGGAATCTTTACGGTCGTCGGCGGCCCTTGGGTCACGGTTCAAGAAGATTATTTCGGCGAGCTGGCCGACGTGATCTTCATCGGCGAGGCGGAAGACACCTGGCCGCAGTTTCTCAAGCAATGGGCCGCCGGCTCGCACGGCAAACGCTACGAGCAACTTCAACCGACCGACATGACGAAGGTGCCGCCCCCCCGCTTCGATCTGCTTAAGATGCGCCACTACGCGTTCGGCAGCTTGCAATTCTCACGCGGCTGTCCGTTTCAATGCGAATTCTGCGACATCATCATCACCTTCGGACGCCGACCTCGGCTCAAGACGAACGAGCAGGTGATCACGGAAATCGAAGAGATGCATCGGCAAGGAATGTCGAGCGCGTTCATCGTCGACGACAATCTGATCGGCAATAAAAAGGCGGTTAAGGTTCTGCTGGCGAAGGTAAAGGAGTGGCAGGAAAAGAACGGCTATCCGATTACGTTCTTCACCGAAGCCTCGATCGATCTGGCCGACGATGCCGAGCTGATGCAGGCGATGGTCGACTGCAACATCACGGGCATCTTCATCGGCGTCGAGAGCCCGAACGAGGCCTCGTTGCGGGAAACGAAAAAGTTTCAGAACGTGCGGAGCGGCGGCACGATCGTCGAAAAGATTCATCGCATCCAAGACGCCGGGCTCGACCCTTGGTGCGGGATGATCGTCGGGTTCGACGCCGACGATCGGACCATTTTCAAAGCTCAGTACGAGTTTCTTAAACAATCGCGCATCTTGCATGCGATGGTCGGCTTGCTGTATGCCGTGCCGAAAACGCCGCTGCATAAACGACTCGCGGCCGAGGGGCGGCTCGATTACGACGATCAGCCGGTCTTCGGCACGAACGTCATTCCCGCCCAAATGAGCCGCGAGGAAATGCGCGACGGCTATATCGATCTGATGGCGTCGGTCTATGAGCCCGACTTCTACTTCGAGCGATTAGACAGTTTGTACCTTAGCGAAAAGTTCCGACTCGGAGCTACTCGCGAAAAGTATGCAAAATCGCATTTCTTCACGAGGATCAAAGGGCTGGTCGCCGAGTCCGTCAAGTCGGCCTATGTGTTTATGAAGTTGATGCGCGAAGTGCCCGAGGCCTCGCTTCGTAAGGAATATCGCCGCCGGATCGGGCATTTCTTAATGCAGCGCCGCGATCCGTTCATGCTCTTCATCTACATTCTTAAGTGCGCGATGCACTATCACCACTACACGCTCACCCGGCAGATGGCGAGTCGCGAGACGGGCGTCGTAAGTACGTTCTAG
- a CDS encoding AI-2E family transporter: MARMVSLGVLVVLIVVIGFLSYEVMATFLLPLFLAAMLTVLFHPVNDWIAKRCRGRTRIAAALTTLLILLAVLLPSLALGGLAVSESSDLFRRLDRDDISRKIAMLQNRLSLGPPPAPVMGALDRIDRSLHRVEELPRSLLEAAEERSRLIEEAQKQMKIDSDLIQEKLGFGEGPAQPSDAAAVPPPQLKAAWNTWVAAWSEPKPAPSDVEAWEAAWRKSYLALDAFRNELLGGPLAAAVKRFVNLEPDQLDKLLDRARSAAGPLALGTTQYVGGLLVQLIIGLVVMLISCYYFLADGRAMLASLTLLTPLDSKHVEKLLAEFGNLTRAVVLSMFLAALAQGFLAGIGYLFVGLDSIFLLTLLTMLFALLPLVGATAVWGGCSLWLYFIDGRPGAAIGLAIYCAIVVSLADNLIKPLVLQERSNMHPLPALLSVLGGVEALGPIGVFVGPMVLALLHTLLVMLRTELANFEKRKT, encoded by the coding sequence ATGGCGCGGATGGTTTCGCTCGGTGTGTTGGTTGTCTTGATCGTCGTGATCGGCTTCTTGTCGTACGAAGTGATGGCGACTTTTTTGTTGCCCTTGTTTCTTGCGGCGATGCTCACGGTGTTGTTCCACCCGGTCAACGACTGGATCGCAAAGCGATGCCGCGGCCGCACGAGAATCGCCGCCGCCCTGACGACCTTATTGATCCTCCTAGCCGTGCTCTTGCCGTCGTTGGCCTTGGGAGGCTTGGCCGTTTCGGAGTCGTCGGACTTGTTTAGACGTCTCGATCGCGACGACATCTCGCGCAAGATCGCGATGCTCCAAAATCGCCTCTCGCTCGGGCCCCCTCCCGCGCCGGTGATGGGGGCCTTAGATCGGATCGATCGATCGCTACATCGGGTCGAAGAGCTTCCTCGTAGCTTGCTCGAAGCTGCGGAAGAACGCTCACGCTTGATCGAAGAAGCACAGAAGCAAATGAAGATCGACAGCGATCTCATTCAAGAAAAGCTCGGCTTCGGCGAAGGCCCTGCCCAGCCGTCGGACGCCGCAGCCGTTCCCCCGCCGCAGTTGAAAGCGGCTTGGAACACTTGGGTCGCCGCTTGGAGCGAGCCGAAGCCGGCCCCTTCCGATGTCGAGGCCTGGGAAGCGGCTTGGCGAAAGTCGTACCTCGCGCTCGACGCCTTTCGCAACGAGCTCCTCGGCGGGCCTCTGGCTGCCGCCGTGAAGCGGTTCGTTAATCTAGAGCCCGATCAACTCGACAAGCTGCTCGATCGGGCACGCTCCGCCGCCGGCCCCTTGGCGCTCGGCACGACTCAATACGTCGGCGGTCTCCTGGTGCAACTCATCATCGGTTTGGTCGTGATGCTGATCAGTTGCTACTACTTTCTTGCCGACGGCCGCGCGATGCTCGCCTCGCTGACCTTGCTCACGCCGCTCGACTCGAAGCATGTCGAAAAGCTGCTCGCGGAGTTCGGCAACCTCACGCGCGCCGTCGTGTTGTCGATGTTCCTTGCAGCGCTGGCGCAGGGCTTTCTTGCCGGCATCGGCTATCTCTTCGTCGGGCTCGATTCGATCTTCCTCCTCACGCTGTTGACGATGCTCTTCGCGCTGCTGCCGCTCGTAGGAGCGACGGCCGTATGGGGCGGCTGCTCGCTCTGGCTCTATTTCATCGACGGCCGGCCCGGCGCAGCGATCGGTCTCGCGATCTACTGTGCGATCGTCGTTTCGCTCGCCGATAATCTGATTAAGCCCTTGGTGCTGCAAGAACGCTCGAACATGCATCCTCTGCCGGCATTGCTGAGCGTGTTGGGGGGAGTCGAAGCGCTCGGGCCGATCGGTGTTTTCGTCGGGCCGATGGTGCTCGCGCTGCTACACACTCTGTTGGTGATGCTCCGAACGGAGTTGGCGAACTTCGAGAAGCGCAAGACGTAG
- a CDS encoding DEAD/DEAH box helicase, with protein MSLDNFHPVLRRWFLEKFRAPTDPQRLGWPAIASGRHTLIAAPTGSGKTRSAFMVPLDRLLRSALAGDLRDAVDVLYVSPLKALSNDIRRNLVLPLLEIEETAKAEGLNPLPIRVAVRTGDTPASERQAMVKRPPQILVTTPESLYLLLTSSKSREILRSVKTVIVDEIHALARDKRGSHLTLTLERLDALCLASDGGKAPTRIGLSATQRPMDEIARFLIGAGNVDADNVPRCEIVDVGHLRTLDLGIEVPPSELEAVCSHEQWGEVYERIVGLIQSHRSTLVFVNTRRLAERVTHHLAELLGEEAVASHHGSLSRQMRHSAEQRLKDGELKAVVATASLEMGIDVGYIDLVIQIGSPRSIATFLQRIGRSGHSLGVVPKGRLFPLTRDELVECMALLRAARCGRLDTIEIPQKPLDILAQQITATVASDEWDEDALFAMCRRAWPFRDLGRGEFDEIVKLLHEGMSVSQKHGMHIFRDVVNGKVRPRRHARLTALMNGGAIPELADYRVVTEEDRTVLGSVNEDFAIESLAGDVFQLGNTSWRIKYVRGGEVVVNDAHGAPASIPFWLGEAPGRTDELSTEVSLLRQALGERVHLGEPAATKTREASQFREDYAILARGPSSKQQRSFFEGDDDAESFPSRDDEHRTAVALAPPLPPLPERGTSTAGGDSDPPNVDTREALEWLQRECPTEEWALQQVVRYIAAQKAAVGFIPTRWKILFERFFDESGGMQVVIHAPLGARVTRAWGLAMRKRFCRSFDFELQASADDDGFVLAIGPQHSFPIDALFKMLNSGNGEYLLTQALLAAPMFETRWRWNASRALVVARMKAGKKVPPHMQRFKADDFLAAVFPAKTGCFENHHGDIDIPDHPLVRQTIHDCHTEAMDLKRWLGTLDDYHAGKIEFVAIDTREPSPMSHELVNANPYAFLDDAPLEERRARAVATRRGVTIDAVRDLGRLEPAAIEQVCADAWPTVRDPDELHDALLSMVVVSEVDGAPWREMFEPLRRAKRALTATTAAGRRFWVAAERASLAKAIYADARFEPELPAGDDTATERSAALIVALRGWMPCLGPIMVPQLAERLGFDISAVGAALESLEGEGVVLRGSFTPAGQAAAAAGEKHPEWCDRRLLARIHRMTLDGLRKQIKPVEPSDYLRFLLRHQRLTGEVRLRGRAGLREVIEQLEGLEIPAGAWESRVLASRVTDYDPLWLDELSLSGEVMWGRLKPPRRDEEAGPSAVGLNRVMPIALAARTDIAWLVPPDRNLEEVPLRGNALDVLDVLRARGALFYHDLVALTGLLPDHLDMGLYELAAQGLASSDAFGAVRALTADEQKRSSRVRLRSRRRRTGSCTMAGRWSLFPGALLEVSPEERVVKWAWHLLKRWGIVFRDLLERETCAPPWWALVSQYRRMEARGEIRGGRFIAGVGGEQFALGDAVEQVRKVREEQVEAGAEKQWLILSAADPLNLTGIILPGPRLPAVTGNSIAFCDGRIVAVAQAGEVRFLEEIETRRADELLKQLKRTG; from the coding sequence ATGTCGCTCGACAACTTCCATCCCGTTCTCCGTCGTTGGTTCCTCGAAAAGTTCCGCGCCCCGACCGATCCGCAGCGGCTCGGTTGGCCGGCGATCGCTTCCGGGCGGCATACGCTCATCGCCGCACCGACCGGCTCCGGCAAGACGAGGTCGGCCTTTATGGTGCCGCTCGATCGGCTGCTGCGCTCGGCGCTCGCAGGCGATCTACGCGACGCGGTCGATGTGCTCTATGTGTCGCCGCTCAAAGCCTTGAGCAACGATATTCGTCGCAACCTCGTACTGCCGCTTCTGGAGATCGAAGAAACCGCTAAGGCCGAGGGCCTGAATCCGCTGCCGATTCGGGTCGCCGTTCGCACCGGCGACACGCCGGCTTCCGAACGACAAGCGATGGTGAAGCGGCCGCCGCAGATTTTGGTCACGACACCGGAGTCGCTTTATCTGTTGCTCACGTCGTCGAAGAGCCGCGAGATTCTGCGCAGCGTGAAGACCGTGATCGTCGACGAAATCCATGCTCTCGCGCGCGACAAACGCGGCTCGCACCTCACGCTCACGCTCGAACGACTCGACGCCTTATGCCTGGCTTCCGACGGCGGCAAAGCACCGACGCGGATCGGCCTCTCGGCCACGCAACGCCCGATGGACGAGATCGCAAGGTTCTTGATCGGGGCCGGCAACGTCGATGCCGATAATGTGCCGCGCTGCGAGATCGTCGATGTCGGGCACTTGCGCACGCTCGATCTCGGCATCGAAGTCCCGCCGTCGGAGCTCGAAGCGGTTTGCTCGCACGAACAATGGGGCGAAGTTTACGAGCGGATCGTAGGCTTGATTCAGTCGCACCGCAGCACGCTCGTGTTCGTCAACACGCGCCGGCTCGCGGAGCGCGTGACGCATCATTTGGCGGAGTTGCTCGGCGAAGAAGCGGTTGCCAGCCACCACGGCAGCCTCTCGCGACAGATGCGCCATTCGGCCGAGCAGCGTTTGAAAGACGGCGAGCTCAAAGCGGTCGTCGCGACGGCGAGCTTGGAAATGGGAATCGACGTCGGCTATATCGACTTGGTCATTCAGATCGGCTCGCCCCGCTCGATCGCGACATTTCTGCAGCGGATCGGCCGCTCGGGACACTCGCTCGGCGTCGTCCCGAAGGGGCGGCTGTTTCCGCTCACGCGCGACGAGCTCGTGGAATGCATGGCGCTGCTCAGGGCCGCGCGCTGCGGACGACTCGACACGATCGAGATCCCGCAGAAGCCGCTCGACATCCTCGCACAACAAATCACGGCGACCGTCGCGAGCGACGAATGGGACGAAGACGCGCTCTTTGCGATGTGCCGACGCGCGTGGCCGTTTCGCGATCTGGGACGGGGCGAATTCGACGAGATCGTGAAGCTGCTGCACGAAGGGATGTCGGTCTCGCAAAAGCACGGGATGCATATCTTCCGCGACGTCGTGAACGGCAAGGTCCGACCGCGCCGACACGCCCGCCTGACCGCGCTCATGAACGGCGGCGCGATTCCCGAACTTGCCGACTACCGCGTGGTGACGGAGGAAGACCGCACGGTGCTCGGCTCGGTCAACGAAGACTTCGCGATCGAAAGCCTCGCCGGCGATGTGTTTCAACTCGGCAATACTTCCTGGCGAATTAAATATGTGCGCGGCGGCGAGGTCGTCGTCAACGATGCGCATGGTGCCCCGGCCTCGATCCCGTTTTGGCTCGGCGAAGCCCCCGGCCGCACCGACGAACTCTCCACCGAAGTCTCGCTCTTGCGGCAAGCGCTTGGCGAGCGCGTGCATCTCGGCGAACCGGCGGCGACGAAGACCCGAGAGGCTTCGCAGTTTCGTGAAGACTACGCGATTCTCGCGCGCGGCCCCTCGAGCAAGCAACAACGCTCGTTCTTCGAGGGGGACGACGACGCCGAATCGTTTCCCAGCCGTGACGACGAACACCGCACGGCCGTAGCGCTCGCGCCGCCGCTGCCGCCGCTTCCGGAACGAGGAACCTCGACCGCCGGCGGTGACTCCGATCCGCCGAACGTCGACACGCGCGAGGCGCTGGAATGGTTGCAGCGCGAGTGCCCGACGGAAGAGTGGGCATTGCAGCAAGTCGTCCGTTATATCGCGGCGCAGAAAGCCGCGGTCGGGTTCATTCCCACACGCTGGAAGATCTTGTTCGAGCGGTTCTTCGACGAGTCGGGCGGAATGCAAGTCGTCATCCATGCACCGCTCGGTGCACGGGTAACACGCGCCTGGGGGCTCGCGATGCGCAAGCGATTCTGCCGCTCGTTCGATTTCGAGCTCCAAGCCTCGGCCGACGACGACGGCTTCGTCCTCGCGATCGGTCCGCAACATAGCTTCCCGATCGATGCACTCTTCAAGATGCTCAATAGCGGGAACGGTGAGTATCTGCTGACTCAGGCGTTGCTGGCCGCGCCGATGTTCGAAACGCGCTGGCGTTGGAATGCCTCGCGGGCTCTCGTCGTCGCACGGATGAAAGCCGGGAAGAAAGTCCCGCCGCACATGCAGCGCTTCAAGGCCGACGACTTTCTTGCCGCCGTATTTCCTGCGAAGACCGGTTGCTTCGAGAACCATCACGGCGACATCGACATTCCCGATCATCCCCTCGTGCGGCAAACGATTCACGATTGCCATACCGAAGCGATGGACCTAAAGCGCTGGCTCGGCACGCTCGACGATTACCACGCCGGCAAGATCGAGTTCGTCGCGATCGATACGCGCGAGCCGTCGCCGATGAGCCACGAACTGGTGAACGCGAATCCCTACGCATTCCTCGACGACGCGCCGCTCGAAGAACGCCGAGCTCGGGCCGTCGCCACGAGGCGCGGTGTCACGATCGATGCCGTACGGGATCTCGGCAGGCTCGAGCCTGCGGCGATCGAGCAAGTGTGCGCGGATGCATGGCCGACGGTTCGCGATCCCGATGAACTGCACGACGCTCTATTGAGTATGGTCGTCGTTTCGGAAGTCGACGGCGCGCCTTGGCGCGAAATGTTCGAGCCGTTGCGACGAGCGAAGCGCGCCCTAACGGCGACGACCGCGGCAGGCCGACGGTTTTGGGTCGCCGCCGAACGAGCGTCGCTCGCGAAAGCGATTTATGCGGATGCGCGGTTCGAGCCCGAATTGCCTGCCGGCGACGATACTGCGACCGAGCGGAGCGCTGCGCTGATCGTTGCGCTGCGCGGCTGGATGCCGTGCTTGGGGCCGATCATGGTGCCGCAACTTGCCGAGCGACTGGGGTTCGACATCTCGGCGGTCGGCGCCGCGCTCGAGTCGCTCGAAGGAGAAGGGGTCGTGCTCCGCGGCTCGTTCACGCCGGCCGGCCAAGCGGCTGCAGCGGCCGGTGAAAAGCATCCGGAGTGGTGCGATCGACGCTTGCTCGCGCGGATCCATCGCATGACTCTCGATGGCTTGCGCAAGCAGATCAAACCGGTCGAGCCGAGCGATTACTTACGGTTTCTCTTGCGACATCAGCGGCTGACGGGCGAGGTCCGGTTGCGTGGCCGCGCCGGGTTGCGCGAGGTCATCGAACAACTCGAAGGACTCGAAATTCCGGCCGGAGCTTGGGAATCGCGCGTGCTGGCGAGTCGCGTCACCGACTACGACCCACTCTGGCTCGATGAGCTTTCCCTTTCGGGTGAAGTGATGTGGGGGAGACTCAAGCCGCCGCGCAGAGACGAAGAAGCCGGCCCCAGCGCGGTCGGGCTCAATCGCGTGATGCCGATCGCGCTGGCGGCGCGTACCGATATCGCGTGGCTCGTTCCGCCGGATCGCAATCTCGAAGAAGTACCGCTGCGCGGCAACGCGCTCGATGTGCTCGACGTGCTCCGGGCACGCGGCGCGCTCTTCTATCACGATCTAGTAGCGCTCACCGGTCTACTTCCCGACCACTTAGACATGGGGCTTTATGAGCTCGCCGCGCAAGGGCTCGCCTCGTCCGACGCTTTCGGCGCGGTGCGAGCGTTGACGGCCGATGAGCAAAAGCGGTCGTCGCGCGTTCGCTTGCGCTCGCGACGTCGACGAACGGGAAGTTGCACGATGGCCGGCCGCTGGTCGCTGTTCCCGGGTGCGCTGCTGGAAGTGAGCCCGGAGGAGCGCGTGGTGAAATGGGCTTGGCACTTGTTGAAGCGTTGGGGAATCGTATTCCGCGACTTACTCGAACGCGAGACCTGTGCGCCGCCGTGGTGGGCGCTGGTGAGTCAGTATCGGCGAATGGAAGCGCGCGGCGAGATTCGGGGCGGGCGCTTCATTGCGGGAGTCGGAGGGGAGCAGTTCGCGCTCGGCGACGCCGTCGAACAAGTTCGCAAAGTCCGCGAAGAGCAGGTCGAAGCAGGGGCGGAGAAGCAATGGCTGATTCTCTCGGCGGCCGATCCGCTGAACCTCACGGGGATCATTCTGCCTGGGCCGCGCTTGCCGGCCGTGACGGGCAACTCGATCGCGTTTTGCGACGGACGGATCGTGGCGGTCGCACAAGCCGGTGAAGTGCGCTTCCTCGAAGAGATCGAGACCCGACGGGCCGACGAGCTACTGAAGCAGCTCAAGCGAACGGGATAA
- a CDS encoding small basic protein: MTMDKSLRIRAGSTRSRNVLTRAERIEQMKGADTFAEDSTRPYGLPKTRVVKLSMKKKKKVKEAEEDDPKAAKGAKPAAGAKPAAAAAKPAAGAKPAAAAAAKPAAKPAAKK, from the coding sequence ATGACGATGGACAAGAGCTTGCGTATCCGTGCCGGAAGCACGCGGTCGCGCAACGTGTTGACCCGAGCCGAGCGGATCGAGCAAATGAAGGGAGCCGATACCTTCGCTGAAGATTCGACGCGCCCTTACGGGCTGCCGAAGACCCGCGTCGTGAAGCTCTCGATGAAAAAGAAGAAGAAGGTCAAGGAAGCGGAAGAAGACGATCCGAAGGCCGCCAAGGGTGCGAAGCCGGCCGCCGGCGCGAAGCCCGCTGCTGCCGCAGCCAAACCGGCCGCCGGTGCGAAGCCTGCCGCCGCCGCTGCTGCCAAACCGGCCGCAAAGCCTGCCGCTAAGAAGTAA
- the larA gene encoding nickel-dependent lactate racemase — MRVKLEYGKTGLEVELPSERVVRTLAYKNAVPTAEPELELERVLREPIGSRALGELARGRKSACILICDRTRPVPNELLLTPILRELEAAGIARERITILVATGLHRPNEGEELVELVGRRIAETYRCENHFGKDRDSHTYLGDSPHGVPIWIDSRYIDAELKITVGLIEPHFMAGFSGGRKLICPGIAALETIKAWHSPRFLEHPNATSGVLAGNPVHEENTWIAKKAGCDFIVNVVIDALRRPLCFVAGDMIEAFEAGVRFVRGVVVDTMPAEADIVVTSGAGYPLDTTFYQAVKGMVGAMSVVRQGGTIIIAAGLTEGIGSPEFCGLFDDNGTLEGFVERIVTTDYFVMDQWQMEELAKVRRKAKVKIVSDGLPRATLDRLFVESAESVEAAVAASLAEYGAEATIAVIPKGPYVLAQVGA; from the coding sequence ATGCGCGTGAAGCTCGAATACGGAAAGACCGGGCTCGAAGTCGAGTTGCCGAGTGAGCGAGTCGTACGCACGCTGGCGTATAAGAACGCCGTGCCGACGGCTGAGCCTGAGCTTGAGTTGGAGCGGGTGCTGCGCGAGCCGATCGGTTCTCGTGCGCTCGGCGAGCTTGCGCGCGGGCGTAAGAGCGCGTGTATTCTCATTTGCGACCGTACGCGACCGGTGCCGAATGAGCTGCTGCTGACCCCGATTTTGCGCGAGCTCGAAGCGGCCGGCATCGCCCGAGAACGGATCACGATTCTCGTCGCGACCGGTTTGCATCGGCCGAATGAAGGAGAAGAGCTCGTCGAGCTTGTCGGCCGGCGAATCGCAGAGACGTATCGTTGCGAGAATCATTTCGGTAAAGATCGGGACTCGCATACCTACCTCGGCGATAGCCCGCACGGCGTCCCCATTTGGATCGATTCGCGCTACATCGACGCCGAACTCAAGATCACGGTCGGCTTGATCGAGCCGCACTTCATGGCCGGCTTCTCGGGCGGCAGGAAGCTCATCTGCCCCGGCATTGCGGCATTGGAAACGATCAAGGCTTGGCATAGTCCTCGGTTTCTCGAACACCCCAACGCGACGAGCGGAGTGCTGGCGGGGAATCCGGTGCATGAAGAAAACACCTGGATCGCAAAGAAGGCCGGGTGCGACTTCATCGTCAACGTCGTGATCGACGCCCTGCGTCGGCCGCTTTGCTTCGTCGCCGGCGATATGATCGAGGCGTTCGAGGCCGGTGTGCGATTCGTGCGCGGCGTGGTCGTCGACACGATGCCGGCCGAAGCGGATATCGTCGTCACGAGCGGGGCGGGCTATCCGCTCGACACGACGTTTTATCAAGCCGTCAAAGGAATGGTCGGCGCGATGTCGGTCGTGCGGCAAGGTGGGACGATCATCATCGCCGCCGGCCTGACGGAAGGGATCGGTAGTCCCGAGTTTTGCGGACTGTTCGACGACAACGGGACGCTCGAAGGTTTCGTCGAGCGGATCGTCACGACCGATTACTTCGTGATGGATCAATGGCAGATGGAAGAACTTGCCAAAGTGCGGCGCAAGGCGAAGGTGAAGATCGTGAGCGATGGCTTGCCGCGCGCGACGCTCGATCGGTTGTTCGTCGAGAGTGCGGAGAGCGTCGAGGCGGCCGTCGCAGCATCGCTCGCGGAGTACGGCGCCGAAGCGACGATCGCCGTGATTCCGAAGGGGCCGTACGTGCTGGCCCAAGTCGGCGCGTAG
- a CDS encoding GNAT family N-acetyltransferase gives MPALAVRAALPDDIPLLHTLICELADYERLRHAVVAVEADLRAALFGPRPYCEALLGTVDDEPLGFALYLHNYSTFVGRPGLYLEDLYVRPAARGVGLGKLLLKRIAEIAVERRCGRVEWTALDWNEPAIRFYEGLGAKQMTDWRLFRLSGDELATFGKPE, from the coding sequence ATGCCTGCTCTCGCCGTCCGTGCGGCTCTTCCCGACGATATCCCATTGCTGCATACGCTCATTTGCGAGCTAGCCGACTACGAACGGCTCCGGCACGCGGTCGTTGCCGTGGAAGCCGACTTACGGGCAGCCCTCTTCGGCCCGCGACCTTATTGCGAAGCCCTGCTCGGCACCGTCGACGACGAACCGCTGGGTTTCGCCTTATACCTTCACAACTACTCGACCTTCGTCGGTCGTCCTGGCTTGTATTTGGAAGATCTGTATGTTCGCCCGGCGGCACGCGGAGTCGGGCTCGGCAAGCTCTTGCTGAAACGGATCGCCGAGATCGCCGTCGAGCGGCGTTGCGGTCGGGTCGAATGGACGGCGCTGGATTGGAACGAGCCGGCGATTCGTTTCTACGAAGGGCTCGGAGCGAAGCAGATGACCGACTGGCGCTTGTTTCGCCTCAGCGGCGACGAACTCGCAACCTTCGGAAAACCGGAATAG